The following are encoded together in the Candidatus Latescibacterota bacterium genome:
- a CDS encoding PadR family transcriptional regulator, whose protein sequence is VSLVLLSILSRSGGPMYGYEITKNIDSNPVETPSMGQGALYPVLRSLEKSGLLSSQVEPSVSGPPRRYYNITGPGRETLEAWTDTWVKTRDFVDAILKGNDDV, encoded by the coding sequence CCGTATCCCTTGTACTCCTCAGTATCCTCAGCCGGTCCGGAGGTCCGATGTACGGCTACGAGATAACAAAGAACATCGATTCGAACCCGGTGGAGACTCCCAGCATGGGACAGGGAGCACTTTACCCCGTCCTCAGGTCGCTGGAAAAGAGCGGGCTTCTCAGCAGCCAGGTCGAGCCCTCCGTATCAGGTCCTCCGAGACGCTACTACAATATCACCGGCCCCGGGCGCGAAACACTCGAGGCATGGACAGATACCTGGGTAAAGACGAGGGATTTTGTGGACG